A genome region from Nymphalis io chromosome Z, ilAglIoxx1.1, whole genome shotgun sequence includes the following:
- the LOC126780375 gene encoding uncharacterized protein LOC126780375, giving the protein MSASGYTNMGQNSWHSMPHHETHNQLRSLRSRSAPIRSSNNVPFPGFCNKVAYYSVYPPSAPLYLLSISSLSHKSKGFGQKPKVMIDEGKIIAQHVLQLVIKSVVHKVVAHTSVNTVSVGSSVHILTQNVAIQTGLVAAMNRHVNNECISSSSSAESCMECEEKWVKDLRTLRNSHVRLVLRQLRQLQDIERLCGVFTTKNLPRIVSSSRQDLGSIETSI; this is encoded by the exons ATGTCTGCTTCAGGATATACGAATATGGGACAGAACAGTTGGCATAGCATGCCGCATCACGAGACTC ATAACCAGTTGCGCTCACTACGCTCGCGCTCAGCTCCTATTcg GAGCAGCAATAATGTCCCTTTTCCTGGCTTTTGCAATAAGGTTGCGTACTATTCTGTATATCCGCCATCAGCGCCGCTATATCTTCTTTCAATTTCCAGTTTATCTCATAAATCTAAAGGTTTCGGTCAGAAACCAAAA GTAATGATTGACGAAGGCAAGATAATAGCTCAACATGTGTTACAATTGGTTATTAAGTCAGTTGTTCATAAAGTTGTGGCTCACACGTCCGTTAACACAGTCTCGGTCGGGTCCTCAGTCCATATCCTAACCCAAAACGTTGCAATACAAACTGGACTCGTAGCTGCAATGAATAG ACACGTAAATAACGAGTGCATCAGTTCAAGTTCCAgtg CTGAAAGTTGCATGGAGTGTGAGGAGAAATGGGTCAAAGATTTACGTACGCTTCGCAACTCGCACGTACGCCTCGTtttgcgccaacttcgacaatTGCAAGACATTGAGCGGCTATGTGGTGTTTTTACCACCAAAAACTTACCTCGAATAGTTTCATCTTCACGTCAAGATCTAGGAAGTATAGAAACAAGTATTTGA
- the LOC126780592 gene encoding proton-coupled amino acid transporter-like protein CG1139 yields MFVYEFMAGIVDQITGGEDAESYDPHEHRKVEKPTSYSDTMIHLLKGSIGAGVLAMADAVGRVGIIVSIFGILLIGSFATYCIHLLIAAQYRLCKKWRCGYMAYPKSMFLALKDGPPCMRWAAGYLYYFVDTVLVLWQLGICCIYCVFVAENIKQVCDYYGQEMSLRYHLCFLIVPLTIMGLVKDLKLLTPFSSISNIVTMFGFILVFFYLIEDDVTIDEEKLQLKAYKEIPFFIGTTLFALEAVGLVLALEYNMESPKRFVGLFGLFNIGMGVIMSLYLLMGIFGYLKYGDDIKASITLNLPHNEKKAQVAKIIFAISIFLTFPLQNFVAYNILWRKIKKSCGQQKHIYCVDYMLRILLVVLPWMAAVAVPKLGPFIALFGALCLSLLAMVFPGLMDACVWYPTSYGLCRYRLVRDVFIVVIGLTCLFSGCYTSLLEITAASDEE; encoded by the exons CTATTCAGATACTATGATACATTTACTGAAGGGAAGTATAGGCGCGGGCGTTTTAGCGATGGCAGACGCCGTTGGTAGAGTAGGAATCATAGTCAGCATATTTGGTATCCTCCTTATTGGCTCCTTCGCGACATATTGTATACATCTACTT ATTGCAGCACAATACAGACTCTGCAAAAAGTGGCGGTGCGGTTATATGGCCTATCCCAAATCGATGTTTCTAGCGCTGAAAGATGGCCCTCCTTGCATGCGTTGGGCGGCAggatatctttattattttgtcgATACAGTGCTTGTTTTATGGCAACTTGGCATCTGTTGCATTTACTGCGTATTTGTTGCGGAAAATATAAAACAG gtTTGCGACTATTATGGACAAGAAATGTCATTACGGTATCACCTTTGCTTTTTAATAGTTCCTCTTACGATCATGGGTCTAGTCAAAGACTTAAAGTTACTTACACCCTTCTCGTCTATTTCAAACATAGTAACAATGTTCGGGTTTATACTCGTATTTTTCTACCTCATTGAAGATGACGTTACAATCGATGAGGAAAAACTTCAACTTAAAGCCTATAAAgaaattcctttttttattggaACAACATTATTCGCACTTGAAGCTGTTGGACTA GTGTTGGCATTAGAGTATAACATGGAATCCCCAAAGCGATTTGTGGGATTGTTTGGTTTATTTAACATCGGAATGGGCGTCATAATGTCACTTTACTTATTAATGGGGATTTTTGGATATCTAAAGTACGGTGATGATATAAAAGCTTCTATTACACTAAACTTGCCTCATAATGAAAA AAAGGCACAAGTCGCGAAGATTATATTTGCAAtctcaatatttttaacattcccACTACAGAATTTTGTAGCCTACAATATACTCTGGAGAAAAATTAAGAAGTCATGTGGACAACAGAAGCACATTTATTGTGTCGATTACATGCTGCGTATACTACTTGTAGTTTTACCat GGATGGCAGCTGTAGCAGTACCCAAGCTTGGACCCTTCATCGCATTGTTTGGCGCTCTCTGTCTCTCTCTGTTGGCTATGGTATTTCCTGGTTTGATGGATGCATGTGTGTGGTACCCTACAAGTTATGGATTATGTCGTTATCGTTTGGTGCGTGACGTGTTCATAGTAGTAATAGGGCTCACCTGCCTTTTCTCGGGTTGCTACACTAGCTTACTCGAGATAACAGCTGCTTCCGACGAGGAGTAA